The following are encoded together in the Ciona intestinalis unplaced genomic scaffold, KH HT001133.1, whole genome shotgun sequence genome:
- the LOC100178549 gene encoding MAP kinase-activating death domain protein isoform X7, with protein MSHNGNKKEVSRLIDYLAIVGVKHPNGSSKQNPVLLHRYPETNHADFQFTNEVCYFCQPEGCINVCRRPNKILHEDTSSFVFTLTEKDSGFVRYGVCVNFYRPFEKKDLAKLRSKNRQSRTKINKAETPDATDQLGNGQKVGTINKSDETKKHCCEILSSPQRKHRAFRTHTLTSLCIISRNPFISTFRRCLLTLKRIIEACYQRTNAKNGKGSKHTQSIWSVLAGCGAGNVSGVVTHDLREIESWIANLISCPVPLPGKNKVTLQLLPPCVQTPSTIALPDPTRLTLLDFPLHLPLELLGIELCLSTLTAVMLEHKVILISRDYNALTMSIMALISMLYPLQYMFPVIPLLPQCMPGSEQLLLAPTPYVIGLPSSFIESKKHFNFPNDVWTVDLDANKLTPPANGMSLPSLPEPQGGLLKNQLKQALQSMSLHNSDVRDEGKPPRTPDEETFNPTIYGGDVDSVDVATRVAMIRFLCSSNTLQYYTDHTRTLRLYPRPVVAFQQHSFMQSRAKPSEFTLQLSQTQAVEYLGEWSLSPDNVAFLRINNNIFDPQLIGDKPKWFAHSLFNVDHSTHDGSKTLVVAVTMADEITGADQSDAPTDESGSESELLSDDYSSFSDSDDSAEVKQVETEQEVDEDVNGVDDEGVVGGDEDEPPPDPIVTAATSVDSPTTSTASSDSDVTNDVIATMSPMATKPPEHRSPFPSIKAPRKTLIDHRSVVRHGSPLPPTIPHQSPATNTATHLNNKDNQGFLKDMCEGVLGGHGVGWFNMKRVRKLMESESLRLFLLQRLNQSTQDEGNNDFVEDIEISIKVYRGMLELLKCVLSGLECTYNTRHGLGGMASTFQLLEISHTHYYAKELKPKDRESYRGSIDKLNDSQPSDVAPPSGPFDTRSLAEDISSIVSKLGTQVSNKSDSSSSGKDGGSVKSVPHLSEDRMSLASESMSSNHPLEERTSELRYRNGKLIRVDSDFGDDEERIFLYEGLLGKERSKVWDEMQFWEDVFLDAVAMERDAVGMDQGPTDMIERYRALGSSERKRLEDEEDRLLSTMLYNLISYMLMMGVQCKDIKRKVRRLLGKSHVGLSHSAEINLLLDVVHELRGVAVDLKPCGSRHIRKQSFVVHSGTDTTGDVLFMEVCDDAIIVRTGFGTICERWWYEKLINMTFCPKTKVLCLWQRKGQETQLNKFYTKKCRELYRCVKEAMEKAAARHNEPELGGEFPIQDMKTHECGLLQVTLDGINLKFINSQVFLGLKTIRKCNTIKGIFILEEYNRDTDEVTIHKFKSALANEICYAVLCLFSYVAAARRADR; from the exons atgTCACACAATGGCAATAAAAAGGAGGTGTCACGTTTAATTGACTACCTGGCGATTGTTGGTGTCAAGCACCCCAACGGAAGTTCCAAACAAAACCCGGTGTTACTTCATAG GTACCCCGAAACCAACCACGCCGACTTTCAGTTCACCAACGAGGTTTGTTACTTCTGCCAACCTGAGGGGTGCATCAACGTTTGTAGAAG GCCAAACAAGATCCTCCACGAGGACACATCGTCGTTCGTGTTCACCCTCACAGAGAAAGATAGTGGCTTCGTCAGGTACGGGGTGTGCGTCAACTTTTACCGACCTTTCGAGAAGAAAGATTTAGCAAAACTTCGAAGCAAGAATCGCCAATCAAGAACAAAGATAAA caaAGCGGAAACACCTGACGCAACCGACCAATTAGGAAACGGACAAAAAGTTGGAACAATCAACAAAAGTGAtgaaacaaagaaacattGTTGTG AAATCTTATCGAGCCCCCAACGTAAGCACAGAGCGTTCCGTACCCACACGTTGACATCTTTATGCATCATCAGCAGAAACCCTTTTATATCAACTTTCAGAAG ATGTTTATTAACGTTGAAACGAATAATTGAGGCGTGTTACCAACGAACCAACGCCAAGAATGGGAAAGGTTCGAAACATACGCAAAG CATATGGAGTGTCCTTGCTGGTTGTGGGGCTGGCAATGTGTCAGGTGTTGTAACGCACGATTTACGGGAGATTGAATCGTGGATAGCAAACCTTATATCTTGTCCTGTTCCTTTACCCGGGAAGAATAAAGTTACGTTACAGTTGTTGCCGCCCTGCGTGCAG ACCCCGTCCACGATAGCCCTCCCCGACCCAACCCGTCTCACCCTACTCGACTTTCCCCTCCATCTACCGTTGGAATTGTTGGGAATCGAACTTTGCTTGTCAACGCTCACTGCTGTTATGCTCGAACATAAG GTGATTCTAATATCCCGTGATTACAACGCACTCACGATGTCCATCATGGCTCTCATAAGCATGTTGTATCCTCTGCAATATATGTTCCCGGTGATTCCCCTGCTACCCCAATGCATGCCGGGGTCGGAACAATTATTACTTGCCCCCACCCCGTATGTGATCGGATTACCATCCTCGTTTATTGAATCGAAGAAACATTTCAACTTCCCCAACGATGTATGGACGGTGGATCTCGATGCTAACAAG CTAACCCCGCCAGCCAACGGGATGTCCCTTCCTTCCTTACCCGAACCACAAGGAGGGTTGCTGAAGAACCAACTTAAACAG GCGCTACAAAGCATGTCTCTCCACAACTCCGATGTTAGAGATGAAGGGAAACCCCCCAGGACCCCAGATGAAGAGACGTTTAACCCGACAATATATGGGGGCGACGTGGACAGCGTGGATGTCGCTACAAG AGTTGCAAtgataagatttctatgttcgTCCAACACCCTCCAATATTACACGGACCACACTCGCACGTTACGATTATATCCTCGGCCGGTGGTGGCGTTTCAACAACACAGCTTCATGCAGTCAAG ggcGAAACCAAGTGAGTTCACGCTTCAGTTGTCGCAAACACAAGCCGTTGAATATTTGGGCGAATGGTCGTTGTCGCCCGATAATGTGGCTTTCCTGAGGATTAATAATA ACATATTTGATCCCCAGTTGATTGGGGACAAACCGAAGTGGTTTGCGCACAGTTTGTTCAACGTTGACCACTCAACACACGATGGCAGTAAAACCTTGGTTGTCGCGGTAACGATGGCGGACGAGATAACCGGGGCCGACCAATCAGACGCACCCACTGATGAAAGTg GAAGTGAATCGGAACTTCTCTCGGATGATTACTCGTCGTTTTCCGATTCCGATGACTCAGCAGAAGTAAAACAAGTTGAAACTGAG CAGGAGGTCGACGAAGATGTCAATGGTGTTGACGATGAAGGTGTTGTTGGGGGGGATGAAGATG AACCACCGCCCGACCCCATCGTAACCGCGGCAACAAGTGTGGATTCCCCCACCACATCGACTGCGTCCAGCGATAGTGATGTCACTAATGATGTCATAGCAACCATGTCACCCATGGCAACCAAACCACCAGAACATCGATCACCGTTTCCCAGCATCAAAG CCCCTCGTAAAACCTTGATTGATCATCGTTCGGTTGTTCGTCACGGATCACCGCTTCCACCCACCATACCCCACCAATCACCCGCCACAAATACCGCCACACACCTCAATAATAAAGATAATCAAGGTTTCCTTAAA gacATGTGTGAAGGTGTATTAGGGGGTCACGGGGTCGGTTGGTTCAACATGAAACGGGTACGTAAGTTGATGGAATCGGAGTCGCTGAGGTTGTTTCTGCTTCAACGACTCAACCAATCAACGCAGGACGAGGGAAATAATGATTTTGTTGAGGACATT GAGATTAGCATCAAAGTTTACCGTGGAATGTTGGAGTTGTTGAAATGCGTGTTGAGTGGGTTGGAATGTACGTATAACACAAGGCATGGGTTGGGGGGGATGGCTTCTACATTTCAACTTTTAGAGATATCGCACACACATTATTACGCCAAAG AATTGAAACCAAAAGATCGCGAAAGTTATCGGGGAAGTATCGACAAGTTGAACGACTCGCAACCCAGTGATGTGGCGCCACCATCTGGCCCGTTTGACACTCGAAGCTTGGCCGAAGATATCTCTAGTATCg TTTCCAAACTTGGGACACAAG tttCGAACAAAAGTGATTCTTCAAGTTCGGGGAAAGATGGCGGGAGTGTGAAGAGCGTCCCACATTTATCggag GACCGCATGAGCCTCGCATCGGAATCCATGAGCAGCAACCATCCACTGGAGGAAAGAACATCCGAGCTTCGGTATCGGAACGGAAAGTTGATTCGCGTCGATTCTGACTTCGGGGACGACGAGGAAAGAATCTTCCTTTATGAGGGGTTGCTGG GTAAGGAACGTTCCAAGGTTTGGGACGAAATGCAATTCTGGGAGGATGTGTTTCTCGATGCTGTTGCCATGGAGAGGGACGCCGTGGGAATGGATCAAGGACCTACGGATATGATTGAAAG ATACCGAGCGTTGGGGAGCAGTGAGAGGAAACGATTGGAAGACGAGGAGGATCGATTGTTGTCCACCATGTTGTATAATCTTATATCATATATGTTGATGATGGGGGTGCAGTGTAAGGATATCAAACGGAAG GTTCGTCGTTTGTTGGGGAAGTCCCACGTGGGGTTGTCCCACAGCGCGGAGATTAATTTATTGCTTGACGTCGTGCATGAGTTGCGTGGGGTGGCTGTGGATTTGAAGCCGTGCGGAAGTCGTCACATCCGGAAACAATCGTTCGTCGTTCATTCGGGAACAGATACAACGGGGGATGTGTTGTTTATGGAG GTATGCGACGATGCGATAATCGTGCGCACGGGGTTCGGCACAATATGCGAACGATGGTGGTACGAGAAGTTGATCAACATGACTTTCTGTCCCAAAACTAAAGTTCTGTGTTTGTGGCAACGTAAAGGACAAGAAACGCAACTTAATAAATTCTACacgaaaaag tgtCGAGAATTGTATCGTTGCGTGAAAGAAGCCATGGAGAAAGCAGCAGCTCGTCATAATG AACCTGAGCTTGGAGGGGAGTTCCCCATCCAAGATATGAAGACGCACGAGTGTGGGTTACTTCAGGTCACCCTGGATGGCATCAACCTTAAGTTTATCAACAGTCAG GTTTTCCTTGGCTTGAAGACGATTCGCAAATGCAACACCATCAAAGGGATATTTATCCTTGAGGAATATA ATCGCGACACAGATGAGGTCACAATACACAAGTTCAAGTCAGCGCTCGCTAACGAAATATGTTACgctgttttatgtttgttctCGTATGTGGCAGCGGCACGAAGGGCTGACCGCTGA
- the LOC100178549 gene encoding MAP kinase-activating death domain protein isoform X6, giving the protein MSHNGNKKEVSRLIDYLAIVGVKHPNGSSKQNPVLLHRYPETNHADFQFTNEVCYFCQPEGCINVCRRPNKILHEDTSSFVFTLTEKDSGFVRYGVCVNFYRPFEKKDLAKLRSKNRQSRTKINKAETPDATDQLGNGQKVGTINKSDETKKHCCEILSSPQRKHRAFRTHTLTSLCIISRNPFISTFRRCLLTLKRIIEACYQRTNAKNGKGSKHTQSIWSVLAGCGAGNVSGVVTHDLREIESWIANLISCPVPLPGKNKVTLQLLPPCVQTPSTIALPDPTRLTLLDFPLHLPLELLGIELCLSTLTAVMLEHKVILISRDYNALTMSIMALISMLYPLQYMFPVIPLLPQCMPGSEQLLLAPTPYVIGLPSSFIESKKHFNFPNDVWTVDLDANKLTPPANGMSLPSLPEPQGGLLKNQLKQALQSMSLHNSDVRDEGKPPRTPDEETFNPTIYGGDVDSVDVATRVAMIRFLCSSNTLQYYTDHTRTLRLYPRPVVAFQQHSFMQSRAKPSEFTLQLSQTQAVEYLGEWSLSPDNVAFLRINNNIFDPQLIGDKPKWFAHSLFNVDHSTHDGSKTLVVAVTMADEITGADQSDAPTDESGSESELLSDDYSSFSDSDDSAEVKQVETEQEVDEDVNGVDDEGVVGGDEDEPPPDPIVTAATSVDSPTTSTASSDSDVTNDVIATMSPMATKPPEHRSPFPSIKAPRKTLIDHRSVVRHGSPLPPTIPHQSPATNTATHLNNKDNQGFLKDMCEGVLGGHGVGWFNMKRVRKLMESESLRLFLLQRLNQSTQDEGNNDFVEDIEISIKVYRGMLELLKCVLSGLECTYNTRHGLGGMASTFQLLEISHTHYYAKELKPKDRESYRGSIDKLNDSQPSDVAPPSGPFDTRSLAEDISSIVSKLGTQVSNKSDSSSSGKDGGSVKSVPHLSEDRMSLASESMSSNHPLEERTSELRYRNGKLIRVDSDFGDDEERIFLYEGLLGKERSKVWDEMQFWEDVFLDAVAMERDAVGMDQGPTDMIERYRALGSSERKRLEDEEDRLLSTMLYNLISYMLMMGVQCKDIKRKVRRLLGKSHVGLSHSAEINLLLDVVHELRGVAVDLKPCGSRHIRKQSFVVHSGTDTTGDVLFMEVCDDAIIVRTGFGTICERWWYEKLINMTFCPKTKVLCLWQRKGQETQLNKFYTKKCRELYRCVKEAMEKAAARHNEPELGGEFPIQDMKTHECGLLQVTLDGINLKFINSQGVKKVFLGLKTIRKCNTIKGIFILEEYNRDTDEVTIHKFKSALANEICYAVLCLFSYVAAARRADR; this is encoded by the exons atgTCACACAATGGCAATAAAAAGGAGGTGTCACGTTTAATTGACTACCTGGCGATTGTTGGTGTCAAGCACCCCAACGGAAGTTCCAAACAAAACCCGGTGTTACTTCATAG GTACCCCGAAACCAACCACGCCGACTTTCAGTTCACCAACGAGGTTTGTTACTTCTGCCAACCTGAGGGGTGCATCAACGTTTGTAGAAG GCCAAACAAGATCCTCCACGAGGACACATCGTCGTTCGTGTTCACCCTCACAGAGAAAGATAGTGGCTTCGTCAGGTACGGGGTGTGCGTCAACTTTTACCGACCTTTCGAGAAGAAAGATTTAGCAAAACTTCGAAGCAAGAATCGCCAATCAAGAACAAAGATAAA caaAGCGGAAACACCTGACGCAACCGACCAATTAGGAAACGGACAAAAAGTTGGAACAATCAACAAAAGTGAtgaaacaaagaaacattGTTGTG AAATCTTATCGAGCCCCCAACGTAAGCACAGAGCGTTCCGTACCCACACGTTGACATCTTTATGCATCATCAGCAGAAACCCTTTTATATCAACTTTCAGAAG ATGTTTATTAACGTTGAAACGAATAATTGAGGCGTGTTACCAACGAACCAACGCCAAGAATGGGAAAGGTTCGAAACATACGCAAAG CATATGGAGTGTCCTTGCTGGTTGTGGGGCTGGCAATGTGTCAGGTGTTGTAACGCACGATTTACGGGAGATTGAATCGTGGATAGCAAACCTTATATCTTGTCCTGTTCCTTTACCCGGGAAGAATAAAGTTACGTTACAGTTGTTGCCGCCCTGCGTGCAG ACCCCGTCCACGATAGCCCTCCCCGACCCAACCCGTCTCACCCTACTCGACTTTCCCCTCCATCTACCGTTGGAATTGTTGGGAATCGAACTTTGCTTGTCAACGCTCACTGCTGTTATGCTCGAACATAAG GTGATTCTAATATCCCGTGATTACAACGCACTCACGATGTCCATCATGGCTCTCATAAGCATGTTGTATCCTCTGCAATATATGTTCCCGGTGATTCCCCTGCTACCCCAATGCATGCCGGGGTCGGAACAATTATTACTTGCCCCCACCCCGTATGTGATCGGATTACCATCCTCGTTTATTGAATCGAAGAAACATTTCAACTTCCCCAACGATGTATGGACGGTGGATCTCGATGCTAACAAG CTAACCCCGCCAGCCAACGGGATGTCCCTTCCTTCCTTACCCGAACCACAAGGAGGGTTGCTGAAGAACCAACTTAAACAG GCGCTACAAAGCATGTCTCTCCACAACTCCGATGTTAGAGATGAAGGGAAACCCCCCAGGACCCCAGATGAAGAGACGTTTAACCCGACAATATATGGGGGCGACGTGGACAGCGTGGATGTCGCTACAAG AGTTGCAAtgataagatttctatgttcgTCCAACACCCTCCAATATTACACGGACCACACTCGCACGTTACGATTATATCCTCGGCCGGTGGTGGCGTTTCAACAACACAGCTTCATGCAGTCAAG ggcGAAACCAAGTGAGTTCACGCTTCAGTTGTCGCAAACACAAGCCGTTGAATATTTGGGCGAATGGTCGTTGTCGCCCGATAATGTGGCTTTCCTGAGGATTAATAATA ACATATTTGATCCCCAGTTGATTGGGGACAAACCGAAGTGGTTTGCGCACAGTTTGTTCAACGTTGACCACTCAACACACGATGGCAGTAAAACCTTGGTTGTCGCGGTAACGATGGCGGACGAGATAACCGGGGCCGACCAATCAGACGCACCCACTGATGAAAGTg GAAGTGAATCGGAACTTCTCTCGGATGATTACTCGTCGTTTTCCGATTCCGATGACTCAGCAGAAGTAAAACAAGTTGAAACTGAG CAGGAGGTCGACGAAGATGTCAATGGTGTTGACGATGAAGGTGTTGTTGGGGGGGATGAAGATG AACCACCGCCCGACCCCATCGTAACCGCGGCAACAAGTGTGGATTCCCCCACCACATCGACTGCGTCCAGCGATAGTGATGTCACTAATGATGTCATAGCAACCATGTCACCCATGGCAACCAAACCACCAGAACATCGATCACCGTTTCCCAGCATCAAAG CCCCTCGTAAAACCTTGATTGATCATCGTTCGGTTGTTCGTCACGGATCACCGCTTCCACCCACCATACCCCACCAATCACCCGCCACAAATACCGCCACACACCTCAATAATAAAGATAATCAAGGTTTCCTTAAA gacATGTGTGAAGGTGTATTAGGGGGTCACGGGGTCGGTTGGTTCAACATGAAACGGGTACGTAAGTTGATGGAATCGGAGTCGCTGAGGTTGTTTCTGCTTCAACGACTCAACCAATCAACGCAGGACGAGGGAAATAATGATTTTGTTGAGGACATT GAGATTAGCATCAAAGTTTACCGTGGAATGTTGGAGTTGTTGAAATGCGTGTTGAGTGGGTTGGAATGTACGTATAACACAAGGCATGGGTTGGGGGGGATGGCTTCTACATTTCAACTTTTAGAGATATCGCACACACATTATTACGCCAAAG AATTGAAACCAAAAGATCGCGAAAGTTATCGGGGAAGTATCGACAAGTTGAACGACTCGCAACCCAGTGATGTGGCGCCACCATCTGGCCCGTTTGACACTCGAAGCTTGGCCGAAGATATCTCTAGTATCg TTTCCAAACTTGGGACACAAG tttCGAACAAAAGTGATTCTTCAAGTTCGGGGAAAGATGGCGGGAGTGTGAAGAGCGTCCCACATTTATCggag GACCGCATGAGCCTCGCATCGGAATCCATGAGCAGCAACCATCCACTGGAGGAAAGAACATCCGAGCTTCGGTATCGGAACGGAAAGTTGATTCGCGTCGATTCTGACTTCGGGGACGACGAGGAAAGAATCTTCCTTTATGAGGGGTTGCTGG GTAAGGAACGTTCCAAGGTTTGGGACGAAATGCAATTCTGGGAGGATGTGTTTCTCGATGCTGTTGCCATGGAGAGGGACGCCGTGGGAATGGATCAAGGACCTACGGATATGATTGAAAG ATACCGAGCGTTGGGGAGCAGTGAGAGGAAACGATTGGAAGACGAGGAGGATCGATTGTTGTCCACCATGTTGTATAATCTTATATCATATATGTTGATGATGGGGGTGCAGTGTAAGGATATCAAACGGAAG GTTCGTCGTTTGTTGGGGAAGTCCCACGTGGGGTTGTCCCACAGCGCGGAGATTAATTTATTGCTTGACGTCGTGCATGAGTTGCGTGGGGTGGCTGTGGATTTGAAGCCGTGCGGAAGTCGTCACATCCGGAAACAATCGTTCGTCGTTCATTCGGGAACAGATACAACGGGGGATGTGTTGTTTATGGAG GTATGCGACGATGCGATAATCGTGCGCACGGGGTTCGGCACAATATGCGAACGATGGTGGTACGAGAAGTTGATCAACATGACTTTCTGTCCCAAAACTAAAGTTCTGTGTTTGTGGCAACGTAAAGGACAAGAAACGCAACTTAATAAATTCTACacgaaaaag tgtCGAGAATTGTATCGTTGCGTGAAAGAAGCCATGGAGAAAGCAGCAGCTCGTCATAATG AACCTGAGCTTGGAGGGGAGTTCCCCATCCAAGATATGAAGACGCACGAGTGTGGGTTACTTCAGGTCACCCTGGATGGCATCAACCTTAAGTTTATCAACAGTCAG GGGGTTAAAAAG GTTTTCCTTGGCTTGAAGACGATTCGCAAATGCAACACCATCAAAGGGATATTTATCCTTGAGGAATATA ATCGCGACACAGATGAGGTCACAATACACAAGTTCAAGTCAGCGCTCGCTAACGAAATATGTTACgctgttttatgtttgttctCGTATGTGGCAGCGGCACGAAGGGCTGACCGCTGA